A DNA window from Lujinxingia litoralis contains the following coding sequences:
- a CDS encoding metallophosphoesterase has translation MSPARPSLSPGDISDDMTLTRREFLKGLGGLATAGVLTGGIDLLAIEPGWLEVTTHRVRIKGLSAHLEGYRVAQVTDVHMATFGPLHHAMIAALDRFEPRLVALTGDILERDSRLEDVEVLCDVLASPGRRVVATLGNWEHRAGFGVEAIAHLYRRHQIALYVNEHVTLPEGVVLACTDDASFGQGDILKTCRNFPPSDLSLLLTHAPGILEPYPVGAPRFDLTLSGHTHGGQVRLFGLTPVRPPGSGRFISGVYHTGAGLTYVSRGIGTSTLPIRLGCRPELALFEFVRA, from the coding sequence TTGTCCCCCGCGCGCCCCTCCCTCTCTCCCGGCGACATCTCTGACGACATGACCCTGACCCGACGCGAATTCCTCAAAGGCCTGGGTGGCCTGGCCACCGCCGGCGTTCTGACCGGCGGAATCGACCTGCTGGCCATCGAACCCGGCTGGCTGGAGGTGACCACCCACCGGGTGCGCATCAAGGGACTCTCGGCTCATCTGGAGGGCTACCGCGTCGCCCAGGTCACCGACGTGCACATGGCCACCTTTGGCCCCCTGCACCACGCGATGATCGCGGCGTTGGATCGCTTTGAGCCCCGGCTGGTTGCGCTCACCGGCGACATTCTGGAGCGCGACAGCCGACTCGAAGACGTCGAGGTGCTCTGCGACGTGCTCGCCAGCCCGGGCCGCCGGGTGGTCGCCACCCTGGGCAACTGGGAGCACCGCGCAGGCTTTGGGGTCGAGGCCATCGCCCACCTCTACCGGCGCCACCAGATCGCACTCTACGTCAACGAGCACGTCACCCTCCCCGAAGGCGTGGTGTTGGCCTGCACCGATGACGCGAGCTTTGGCCAGGGCGACATCCTCAAAACCTGCCGTAACTTCCCCCCCTCCGACCTGAGCCTCTTGCTCACCCACGCCCCGGGCATTCTGGAGCCCTACCCGGTGGGCGCGCCCCGCTTCGACCTCACGCTCAGCGGGCATACCCACGGGGGCCAGGTGCGTCTCTTTGGCCTCACCCCGGTGCGCCCGCCGGGCAGCGGGCGCTTTATCTCGGGCGTCTACCACACCGGCGCCGGCCTCACCTATGTGTCGCGGGGCATCGGCACCAGCACCCTGCCGATTCGCCTGGGATGCCGCCCGGAGCTGGCGCTCTTTGAGTTCGTGCGGGCCTGA